The sequence GTGCCGGGGTGGTTATATTAATGAGAAACTGTGGCTTCTCTGAAGCGGGGAATAACCCAAATCCTATTATTTTGAACAGGTAAATAGAACCGCCAAAAATGATCACTGTCGCTACGATAGTTAAAACAGGACGCCTCAGCGCACCATCCAGCAATTTACTGTAACTGCCATGGATCAGGCGTTTCAACCCACGCATAAAGATATTACCATCCGGATGACCACTATGCGTTTTCAACAATTTGCTGCTCAGGAAAGGAATAATCGTCAATGATACGAGCATGGAAGCCAGTACACTAAAGATCACCGCCAGCGGTAAACCCCTGATAAAATCACCGGAACCTTCCGGCATAAATACCAGTGGCATAAAGGCAATGATCAACGCTGCCGTACACCCAATTACTGCCAGTCCAATCTGTTTGGTCGCTTTCAGTGTGGCCTCCATTCTGTTATGCCCTTCCAGCATCCATCGCTCTATATTTTCAACGACCACAATACTATCATCCACCAGTAAACCCAACGCTACCACCAAACCAACAATACTCAGCTGGTTCAGGTTATAGCCAAATACATTCAGCAATACGATCCCAATAGACAAAGACAGCGGAATAGAGATCATCACAATCAGCGCCGGTCTGAAACCCAGTGGCAGCAAGGTCACCGCCACCAGCAGGATTGCAATAATAAAGTCTTCGCCCAACCCACTCAATCGCCTGTTTACATTTTCTGCCTGATCAAAATTTTCTACCAGGTCAATATTGGCAGGCAATGTTTTCTTAAACTGCTCAATCACCGGACCATACACCTGTTTGGTCTTACTGATATTCTCACCTTCCTTTTGCGCGGCCACCAGGAATATACACCGGTGTGCATTCAGGCGCGTAGCATAAGTTTCATCATTAAATCCATAGTATATATTCGCAATATCCCGCAGAAAAATATTCTTATTACTATTTACATTGATCACAGTATTCCTGATCTCATCCAGTGATTTATAGCTACCACTACTCTTGATATTGTAAGTACGATTTCCCGCATCAATGCTACCACCGGGGATGTTGGCCATTTCTCCCTGCAAACTACTGATCACGCTGTTCACAGAAATTCCCATCTGTGCAATCTTCTCCATCTGCAATTCAATCCGCACCTGTCTGTCAGGTACACCATGAATTTCTACATTCTTCAGCTCCTTCAGTCTTTCCAGTTCATCCTGCAATTTCTCAGCATAGTATTGCAGTTTGTCCATGGGCGCATTTTCAGACACAAGACCCAGTTGCAGGATATTTACATCACTTGGCTGGAACCGCATCACGTCAATGCGTATATTTTCTGGTAGTTCTCCACGCTTGCCATTTACTACACGCAGCACTTCCTGGTACTTTTCATTCACATCGCTGCTGTATTTATATTCTACCCTGATCACGGCCAAACCATCGCCAATAGAGGTACGTAACCTTTTTACATTCTCCTGTGCATAGAGTTCTTTTTCCAGTGGATCGACCACGAGGTCTTCCATATCTTTCGGACTGGTACCGGGATACACGACTACCACAGAGTAAGTAGGCGCATGCATTTCCGGGTCTTCGGAACGTGGCATATTAAAGATCGTCGTGATGCCCAGTGTGATAATCATGATAAAGATGACCAGGGTAAACTGGTAATTCTTTACCGCATATGTTGAAATTTTCATGTGCTGATAGTTGAAACGGTTAAACTTATTTTACACTGATCGGGCTGCCATCAGTGAGATAAGCACTGCCGGAAATAATGAGTGCACCTGCCTGTTCCAGTCCTTTGCTAATGATCACCTGGTCTTTTTCCATACCACTGATAGTCACGGTGATTTTCTTTGCAGTTTTGTTATCGTTGGTGATGAATACATAACCAGTACTGCCATCGCCTTCCATCAGGGCATCGTAAGGAATGGACCATGGACCATTGTTCGCTGCTGTTGCGCCAACACCAGCAGACCTGCCAGCTTCAGATCTACCAACACCTACAGACTTTCCGGTTTCAGATCCACCAACACCCACAGACCTGCCAGCTTCTGATCCACCCTCACCAGCATTCGCCTGATTTTTCGTTTTCCCACCTCCCGGCTGAATCGTCGCCTTGCCAAACATGCCATAGGCAATAGCTGCAGGTTTTACACCATTCAATCGAATATCTGCTTTGAATGTACCACTGGTCTGATTCAGACCTTCTGTTTTACGTACTACAGTACCTTCAAAAGTCTTTCCTGCTACCGATTCAATTTCAATCATCGCTTTGTCCTGTGCCTGGATCGCCGCCCATTGTTTATTGCTCAGGTCTACGCGCAGCAGCCAGTTGCCGGAAGCTGCACCATTAGTTTCGAAGATGGGGGTACCGGCTTGCACCAGTTGACCTTCGTTAGCGAGTTTGCGCAATACATATCCGTTAGAGGTGGCACGGATCTGTGAATGACTACGATTGAACTCAGCCGATTTGAATTGTTCCCCTGCAATGCTCATCGCTGTTTTTGCATTCTGCAATTGTTCCAGCGTGGCTACGCTATCCTGGTATAAGTGTAGTACGCGGTTGTAGTCACGCTGTGCTTTTTCAAAGCCCAGTTGAGCCTGTGTAACCTGCGCATTGATCTCAGTAGGATTGAGCGTGGCCAGTACCTGGCCGGTTTTGATAGCATCACCTTCTTTCACAGCGAGGCTTTGAATGATACCACCGGTTTTAAAAGAAAGCATAGTTTCATCGTCAGTAGTAAATTGTCCGGATACGGCTATGGTAGCGGCACCTGTGCGTTGACCATTCAGTGGCAACAGTTTTACCGGAATGACTTCAGTGGTGTTTTTGTTTTCAGCAGCTTTGTTATCTCCACAGGAAACAACGAAGACAGCGAGAAAAGGCAGTAGTAAGATGGCGTGAATAGTTTTCATATATCGACGTTTAATATTGTTATTATAACTGGTAAGCGGCGGCCTGCAATTCAATGTCGGCCATAGAAGTTTGTACACCTGCAAAAGCAACAGCTACCTGCAGGCGTGCGTTGGTTAATTGGTTTTGTGCATCCAGCAGTTCCAGGTAAAGGAGCTGACCGGCTTTATATACTTTGAATTGATCGCGGTAATATTTTTCAGAAAGTGCGAGTTGGGTTTGAGCATTCTGATAATTAGCAACAGCCGTATGGTAGTTGTTGTACGCCGTGGTGAGTGCGAGTTGCAGCGAACTGTAAATTTCGTTGTAAGTAGCATCGACCGTTTTTATTTCCATGGCAGCCTGTTGTGCTTTGTGCTTTTGCTGACCAGAGGTGAAGAGGTCCCACTGCAGGTGTACGCCCCAGAGGTAATAGCGGGTTTTATTGTCTACACTCCAGTTGAAGCCCTGTGAACCAAGATCCAGGAAGGTGCTGAGTTTCGGAACGAGGTAGGAGTTGTATTGTTTGTATTGCAGACCTGCGATCTTTTTTTGCTGTTCCAGCTGTTGTAGTTCTTCTCTGTTTGTAATCGTGCCGGTATCGGCTACAGGCAGGAGGGAAGCAGAAACAAAAGTAGTGGTGTCCAGAAAAATAGTATCGTTCAGTGGTTTGTTGAGTAGGAAATTGAAATATGCTTTTGATAAGGTGCGTTGGTTTTCAGCGCTGGTGATATTGGTGATAATCTTTTGTTGTTCTGCCTGAGAGCGGGTCAGGGCAGTGGTATTAGTCACCCCGTTAGCAATAAAACTTTTATTGACCCTGATATTTTCATCTACGAGCAACATGGCGGCGTTGTAGATTTCAACAGCGCGGCAGCTTTGGTAGTACTGGTAGTAGGCGGTTTTGAGATCCTTCACCAGTTTACGCTTATACACGTTCACAGATGCCTGTTGCAGGGAAATGCTTTCGTTGCGGATTTTGTTGGCATACCAGATCTCAGTGTTGATGAGCGGGAGGGTGGTGTGCAGTTTGACGTCGTAGAAATTATCAGGGTTGAGGAGCACGGATTGATTTTTCAGCTGGGGAAACTGGTTGCTGCCCGTGAGCTGATTGAGACTCGAGTACACATTGTTCAGCAAATCCCCGAGTGGAAGGTCGATGGTACGGCCACCGGCAGCACGGGTATAATCACCTTCCAGGCTCACGCTGGGGTAAAAGAGTGATTTGGCTTCCTGCAGGGCATACAGCGATTTGTCCAGCTGGAAATTGCGCTGCTGGAGGCCCTGGTTGTGGGTAAAGGCTTCCCGGATGTAGTGTTCAAGCAGCGTATCCTGGGCAGAAAGGCGGAAAGATGCGCCCAGAATAGTTATTATGAACAAAAGTCTTTTTTTAATGTGTGTTGACATAATGAACACTGTTTAGTAAAGTGGTATAAAAAAAGACACGTTAAGTGTCAATGAAAAGAAGGATTGTTTGTCTGTGTCAACCTGATGGTTCTCACAGACAATTTATTTCTGAATAATTTGCATAAACTCTTGTAGTGCAGACTGGACAAGAGCTGCCTGCTCTCCTTCATTCAACCTGGTCACTTTCATTCTGTCACGGATAGAGAGGGCGATAATGCCATGTCCTAAACCCCAAATGATCATTCCTGCCTTTACAGGATCAGAGAAACGGAGGTAGTCTTTTGCAGCACTTACTGTATCCAGCAGGAACCTAAAGGAGCCGTTACAATTTTCCCAGAAGTCATCTTCCTGCACCGCTTTCATAGGAGAGCGGAGGATGAACATGAGGTCGTAGAGGTCCGGGTTGGCAATCCCGTATTCGATATATGCTTTCAGCAATTCACGCAGTCGCTGCATTGGATCGGCAGAGACAGCATGCACCCGGAAGTATTCATGCATCTGATCAAACGCTTCGCGCTGGATCTCGTAAAACAATTCGTCTTTATCCTTGTAGTACAGGTAGATGGTAGCAGGAGAATACTCAATCTTTTCTGCAATGTTGCGGATAGAGGTTTTCTCATATCCATCTTTTACAAACATCTCCATGGCAGCGACAATGATTCGCTTCCGCATCTCCTGTTTTTCTCTTTCTTTCCGATCAGAAATCCCCATAATGATTTACTTTACGATGCAAACTTACTGAACAGTGTTTAGTAAACCAAATAAAAATTGATACCGGGCATTATTTTCATTTTCTTTTGCCGTCTGTAGGGCCTCTTCGTCCCAAAAAACTTCTTTGACCAAAGGCATATGAAGATTTTTTTGCTGCATATTCTTGGAAATTTGGAATTTCCCGCTTTATATTTGCATCAGTTCTTTAAGATATCTTATCAAGAAAGGCAGAGGGAAATGGCCCTGCGAAGCCTTAGCAACCATCCTGTTCCACCAAACAGGAAAGGTGCTACATCCATCCCGGATCAAACCGGGAAAGATAAGTCAGTAGATTTGATCGATATTACTCAATATACTTTTAAACTCACCTGACTATCCAGGTGAGTTTTTTTATGCCCACTCCTTTCTGATAAGCTCTAACGGAACCCTGTTTAATCAATTTCATCATCAACTAAAAAACAAACCGATGAGCAACATCACCAACCTCCTCCATTCCATTCCGGTAGATCCATTAACAGGTGCAATCGCAGTCCCAATCTACCAGACTTCCACCTTTGTACAGGAAGCACCCGGCGTGAACAAAGGCTATGACTATGCCCGTACCAACAATCCTACCCGCGAAACATTAGAGAAGATCGTGGCCGGCCTGGAAGGCGGCAGTACCGGCATCGCTTTTAGCAGCGGACTTGCAGCTATCGATGCTGTATTAAAACTCCTGCAGTCAGGAGATGAAATCATTGCAGTAGACGATATTTACGGGGGCGCTTTCCGTCTTTTTGACAAGGTGTACAAAAAGTTCGGGATCAAAGTCACTTATGTAGACACCAGCGATGTACAAAACGTTCTGGACGCCATCACACCGGCTACAAAGCTGATCTGGCTGGAAACACCCACTAATCCAACTTTAAAGATCTCAGATATCGGGGCGATTGCGAAAATTGCCAAAGCTCATCAAATCCTCTTTGCTGTGGACAATACCTTTGGTACCCCGGTATTACAGCAACCACTGTTGCTGGGTGCAGATATCGTTATCCACAGCGCCACCAAATACCTGGGTGGCCATAGCGACCTGATAGCAGGTGTGGTCGTCACCAAAGAACCTGCATTGGGCGCCGAAATCAAATTTTACCAGAATGCCTGTGGTGCGATATTGTCACCATTCGACAGTTTCCTGTTAATTCGTGGTATCGAGACCGTTCACCTCCGGGTGCGCCAGCATTGTGCCAATGCAAGAGAGGTTGCACGCTTCCTGGAGCAGCACCCGTTGGTCGATAAAGTATTTTATCCCGGCCTTTCATCACATCCTCACCATGATATTGCAAAAAAGCAGTCTAAAGGATTTGGAGGCATTGTGAGTTTCACCCTAAAAACAGATACGGAGGCAGCTGCACAGCAATTTGTGACCAGCACCAAATATTTTAAGCTTGCTGAAAGCCTTGGAGGTGTTAAAAGTTTGTTATGTCATCCGGCTGCCATGACCCACAAATCTATCCCTGACGAAACGCGCAGAGCCGCCGGGGTAGCGGATAGCCTGATCCGTTTAAGCGTGGGACTGGAAGAACCGGAAGACCTTCTGGCGGACCTCGCTCATGCCTTTCATCAAATTCAGTCCGCAACGGTCGCTATTTTTAACTGATAGTTCGTAGTTTGCAATACTGCAAACCATACTGAATGAAGAATTATCTGTTGTTGACCATAGGGGCAATATTTCAAAGCTGCTTAGTTTTTGCGCAGCAGGGATCCCTTACGGTACTGAAAGATATTACGCTCATAGACGGCAGCGGCGCGCCAGTGCGCCAGCATGCAAATATGGTGATCCAGGCAGACAAGGTAGTTTCCTTTCCGGATACTAAACACCTGCCTAAAAACGCCAGACGCATTAACATGAACGGCAAAACGGTCATGCCGCTGCTGATCAATGCCCATGGGCACCTGGGACTGATAAAAGGAAATACAGCTACCGCCAATAATTACACGGTCGGGAATGTAAAACGGCAGCTGGAACAATATTTACATTACGGCATCGGTGCCGTATTGAGCATGGGTACTGACCAGCCATTGATCTGGCCACTGCGCGATTCTTCTCAAAAAGGCGCCATTCCCGGTGCAACCGTTTATACGGCCGGCTACGGCTTTGGTGCTAACGGTGGCGTACCTCCCGGCGCATTTGGAAAACATATCCAACGGCCCCTTACTCCTGAAGCAGCAACGGCTGCCATGGAACAACTGGCGGACCTACATCCTGATTTTGTAAAGATTTGGGTGGATGGGAACCCCAAAGTGACGCCTGAAATTTACCAGGCGATTATTACTTCCGCCCATGCCCATGGTATTAAAGTAGCTGCCCATGTCTATTATCTGGAAGATGCCCGCAATTTAGTGAACGATGGCATCGACCTGCTGGCACATAGTATCCGTGATCAGGTGGTAGATAATGCTTTCATTACCCTGATGAAAGAAAAAGGTACTTATTATATTCCCACACTCTCTTTAGACAGATATAATTTTGCATACGGTACGCAATGGTCTGCCTGGATAAATGATGACTTTTTTATTCACTCCCTTGAACCAGGTGTATACGATGAATTAAAAAGTATGCCCCAGAAGAACGATAAGGACCGTGAGAAAAAAATCAAAGCCTTCAACATCGCAAAAACAAACTTACATAAACTGGACAGCGCCGGCATCCCCATTTGTATGGGTACTGACTCTGGTGCACAACCCACCCGTGCACAGGGCTTTTCAGAACACCTGGAACTGGAACTGATGGCCGAAGCAGGGCTCTCCCCACTCAAAGTTATTACCTGTGCCACCGCCAATGGCGCAAAATTGCTAAACGGCGCGCATCATTCAGGAACTTTAATACCAGGAAATAAAGCAGATTTTATGATCCTTGATGGCAATCCTGCAGAGGATATCAAAGCCACCAGGAGCATTACCGCAATTTGGAAAAATGGAAAGGAAATAAAATGAAATTGAACAGAAAGATCTTTGCCATTAGCCTTTGCACAGGGCTACTGGCTACCACAATGACCTTTGGGCAACACAAGAGTAAACATTATCACAAGCCGGCAGCAAAACCACGCGCCACTGTTCCGGCAGGTATCACGTTTACGGCTACACAGCAGGTACAAATCAGGAAGTCTTTTTACTTTCTCTATACGTTGGAAAGAAAAGGAGAAGCCCATGATATCGTGCAAAAGGATGCCGTATTTAATACCATCGCAACTGAAAGAGCCACCCGTTTACAAACGGCACTCAGCAACTGTACCGATGCAGCCTGCCTGGGCGAAGCGCTGGAATGGACCCCGGACGAAATCCGCAGAACAGGAGATGAGTTTGTACAGTTAGTAAGCACTAACAGTGATATGACCGAGATGGTACAACGCCTGAAAGTAGTGAACCGTTACCCGGTATATGACGAAGAAAATGATACGGCTTATATCCGCAAAGTATGGGGAGATATCGCTACCGGTATGAACCACATTTACGAAGTGTATTTACAGGGTGAACGCCCCCGCTATGCAGCGATCGATAGCGCTTCTTTACAGCCATCTGATTTACCTGCTGTGAAAACAGGTTTACAGCACAAGATGGGAGGGGCCTTCTATCGTCAGTCATTACAGGCAGCTCTCACTGCACTGGAAGTAAATGGCAGGGATGAGGCCACCCGTTACGAACCACTGTACGCCGGTAGTAATGCGGCTGCCTTTAAGAGTTCCCGTTTGATTTACTGGAATGCCTACAAGTACAGTGTGATCCTCGTGCCCGGTGCAGGTCCTGGAAAGAAAGGACAAAGCATGGATTCAGTAGGTGTGTATCGCTGCAAACTGGCTGTGGAAGCTTATAATAACAAACTCGCACCTTACATCGTTGTTTCCGGTGGACATGTACATCCGTACAAAACGCCATTCTGTGAGGCGGTGGAAATGAAGAAGTACCTGATGTCAAAATTGGGTATTCCGGATAGTGCCATCATCATAGAACCGCATGCGAGACATACGACGACCAATATCCGTAATACGGAAAGGCTGATGTTCCTATTTAATATGCCGGCGGCCAAACCGGGACTTATTATTACCGATCCGATGCAGTCGCTGATGATCGAGAAGATGGCGCCCCGTTTTGTAAAAGAAATCGGTTATGTGCCATATAAGGAAATGGAGAGAGTGGATGATACGACGAACAGGTTCCTGCCGGATGAAAAGGCATGGCAGGAAGATCCTAATGATCCGCTGGATCCGTGATATAAATGCTACCACTTCGGCAGGATGGCCTAGTTCGTCATCCTGCCGGACTGTTATTAGTATCTACCCCTTTGGCAAGCTATCACTGGCCGGAATCACTTCACGCTCCATCCACTTCTTCCCTTTCAGCACCCTGGTCACCATCATCGCAGCTACAGTATCGCCTGTTGCATTCAATACAGTAGCCAGCGGATCCACCAGCGTACCAACTATCATCACCGCTGGCAAAGCCGCCACCGGAAATCCATAAACAGACATTACAAGGAGTTCCCCTATGTACCCGCCATTAGGGACGCCTCCTTCCACAATACTCACGATCACCGTAATCCCCAATGCCAGCAGGATCGTATCCACCCCCGAAAAATCCCTTCCAAACAGCGCAAATACCACCCCGATCTTTACAATCGAAGAAATACTGGACCCATCCTTATGCAGGGTGGCACCTAACGGTACCACAACGTTATTAATACTTTCCGGCACCTTCATTTTCTTCCCCGCCTCAAGATTGGCAGGAATGGTCGCAATGCTGCTACAGGATCCTAAAGCGGTCAGGGAAGGCACAATATTATATTTCCAAAATGTAACAATCCCTTTCCACCCACCGGCCAGAAAAGCATAAAAGGAAAACCCCACGAAAAAGTAGACAATACCAAAGCCATAATAAATCTTCATAGAACTGGCATAGGTCACGAACAACTGCGGACCCAGTTCCGCAATCTGGCAGGCGAAATAAACGCCCAAACCTAATGGCGCCATCACCATAATAATGTCGAGGAAGCTCTTCATGACCGCATTGGCCGATAGCAGGAACTTCCTGAAAGGTGCACCTGCTTCCCCGGCTTTCAGGGCCGCAAAGCCCATAATAGCGGCAAAGATTAACAACGGTAGCATATTCTTCCTCGATAAGAGGGAAAAGAACTCCTCTGTGGTCAGTAATCTTACCAACTGATCTCCCCAGTTACCCGCATCTTTGAGGTCCGGCAATGCCCCCGGAACGGTCACTACCGCTTCCAGTGGAAAAAACCAGATCACCACAATCGTAAAAAATGCAGCTATTAATATAGTAGAAAGGAATACCAGCCCCATGGCAGACATGATCTTACCCAGTTTCTGCCCCGGATCAATATTGGCAATAGCTGCAGAAATAGCAAAAAACACCAGCGGTACGACCGCAATAAAGATCAGGTTAAGGAAAATATCACCGATGGGTTTCAGGATCAATACCCGTGGCCCTAGCGTGAGACCCATAATGCTGCCGGTAATGATCCCTCCCAGCAAAAGCAGGATGCTACTATAGTTCTTTAATAATTGACGCATAAGGATGTAATATAGAAAAAAACTGCCGAAGGCAAAATCTGCACATTCGAAGGTTAAAATTTTACCAGATAAAAATATTTTTAGACTTTAAATGTAAAATTGACAATTATTACTATCTTGCCTCCCGATGCAGGAGCACCCGTTGTGAAACCAGACACCGTTACATTCCACATAATATGAATAAACTAGCCAACATTGATTACATCATCTTTGTAATCTACTTCCTGGTAGTCGCTTCTTATGGTTACTGGATTTACCTCCGGAAAAAGAAGGCCACTATGAGTACGAAAGATTTCTTCCTGGCAGAAGGATCACTCACGTGGTGGGCCATAGGCGCTTCCCTTATTGCCTCCAACATTTCAGCTGAACAATTCATTGGTATGAGTGGCAACGGCTTCTCTGTCGGTATCGCCGTTTCTGCCTATGAATGGATTGCTGCCGTAGCCCTCATTATCGTAGCAGTCTGGTTTATTCCTGTTTACCTGAAGAACAAGATCTACACGATGCCACAGTTCCTCAAAACCCGTTATAATGAAACGGTGGCGCTGATCATGGCTGTATTCTGGTTATTCCTCTACGTGTTCGTCAACCTCACGTCCATCCTGTTCCTCGGTGCACTGGCCATCAACAACCTGGTAGGTGCTGAACATTTTCACATCATCATGGTGGCCCTGGCTATATTTGCTCTGGTCATCACGCTAGGTGGTATGAAAGTGATCGGTTACACCGATGTGATCCAGGTGATTGTACTGATCATTGGTGGCCTCGCTACTACGTGGCTGGCACTGACCATGGTGAGCGAACACTTTGGCCTTGGCAAAGATGCACTGGCTGGTTTTAATGCACTCATGAAAGATTCTCCCGATCACTTTGAGATGATCCTCAAAAAACCTGGTCCCGGTGCTTCGCAGGAGTACATCAACCGTTATCTCTTATTGCCTGGTATCACTATTTACTTTGCAGGCCAGTGGATCATCAACCTGAACTACTGGGGTTGTAACCAATACATCACACAAAGAGCACTGGGTGCGGATCTGAAGACAGCCCGTAATGGTATTCTCTTTGCGGGTCTTATGAAACTGATGATGCCTGTGATCGTGATGTTGCCTGGTATCGCCGCTTATGTATTGTACAAGAATGGTGGACTGCAGGGCGAAATGGCACCGGGTGGTCAATTCAATGCGGACAATGCTTATTCTGCTGTGCTGACCTTCCTGCCAAATGGTCTGAAAGGCTTGTCTCTCGCGGCGTTGACAGCTGCTATCGTAGCGTCACTGGCGGGTAAGGCAAATAGTATTTCGACGATCTTTACACTGGATGTTTACAAAAAATATATCAATAAAGAAGCTGACGAGAAAAAGCTGGTATGGACAGGTCGCCTTACGATCGTTGTGGCCATGCTGGTGGCCATTGCCTTTACATGGAACGACCTGTTAGGTATTGGTGGTGCTGGTGGTTTTACCTTTATCCAGAAATATACAGGTTTTATCAGTCCTGGTGTATTCGCCATGTTCCTGCTCGGTATGTTCTGGAAGCGTACCACTGGTGCAGCGGCAGTAGCAGGTATCGTAACCGGCTTTTTACTTTCCGTGGTGTTCAATAACTATGCAGCGGAATGGTTTGGACATGAAACGTGGTTATACACTGCGTTCCTGAACAGCAAGGGGGTATATGAAATTCCATTCCAGATCTGTATGGGCTGGGCATTCTTCTTTACCCTGTTGGTGATGGTGATATTGAGCCTGGCAGGTCCGGCCATCAATCCGAAAGCCTTCCAGCTGGACAAAGCGATGTTCAAACTGGCACCGTCTACCATCGTTATGATCGTAATAACGCTGCTGATACTCAGTGCGCTGTACATCCGCTTCTGGTAAACATTTA is a genomic window of Chitinophaga sp. LS1 containing:
- a CDS encoding sodium:solute symporter family transporter, whose protein sequence is MNKLANIDYIIFVIYFLVVASYGYWIYLRKKKATMSTKDFFLAEGSLTWWAIGASLIASNISAEQFIGMSGNGFSVGIAVSAYEWIAAVALIIVAVWFIPVYLKNKIYTMPQFLKTRYNETVALIMAVFWLFLYVFVNLTSILFLGALAINNLVGAEHFHIIMVALAIFALVITLGGMKVIGYTDVIQVIVLIIGGLATTWLALTMVSEHFGLGKDALAGFNALMKDSPDHFEMILKKPGPGASQEYINRYLLLPGITIYFAGQWIINLNYWGCNQYITQRALGADLKTARNGILFAGLMKLMMPVIVMLPGIAAYVLYKNGGLQGEMAPGGQFNADNAYSAVLTFLPNGLKGLSLAALTAAIVASLAGKANSISTIFTLDVYKKYINKEADEKKLVWTGRLTIVVAMLVAIAFTWNDLLGIGGAGGFTFIQKYTGFISPGVFAMFLLGMFWKRTTGAAAVAGIVTGFLLSVVFNNYAAEWFGHETWLYTAFLNSKGVYEIPFQICMGWAFFFTLLVMVILSLAGPAINPKAFQLDKAMFKLAPSTIVMIVITLLILSALYIRFW
- a CDS encoding YdcF family protein, whose amino-acid sequence is MKLNRKIFAISLCTGLLATTMTFGQHKSKHYHKPAAKPRATVPAGITFTATQQVQIRKSFYFLYTLERKGEAHDIVQKDAVFNTIATERATRLQTALSNCTDAACLGEALEWTPDEIRRTGDEFVQLVSTNSDMTEMVQRLKVVNRYPVYDEENDTAYIRKVWGDIATGMNHIYEVYLQGERPRYAAIDSASLQPSDLPAVKTGLQHKMGGAFYRQSLQAALTALEVNGRDEATRYEPLYAGSNAAAFKSSRLIYWNAYKYSVILVPGAGPGKKGQSMDSVGVYRCKLAVEAYNNKLAPYIVVSGGHVHPYKTPFCEAVEMKKYLMSKLGIPDSAIIIEPHARHTTTNIRNTERLMFLFNMPAAKPGLIITDPMQSLMIEKMAPRFVKEIGYVPYKEMERVDDTTNRFLPDEKAWQEDPNDPLDP
- a CDS encoding dicarboxylate/amino acid:cation symporter translates to MRQLLKNYSSILLLLGGIITGSIMGLTLGPRVLILKPIGDIFLNLIFIAVVPLVFFAISAAIANIDPGQKLGKIMSAMGLVFLSTILIAAFFTIVVIWFFPLEAVVTVPGALPDLKDAGNWGDQLVRLLTTEEFFSLLSRKNMLPLLIFAAIMGFAALKAGEAGAPFRKFLLSANAVMKSFLDIIMVMAPLGLGVYFACQIAELGPQLFVTYASSMKIYYGFGIVYFFVGFSFYAFLAGGWKGIVTFWKYNIVPSLTALGSCSSIATIPANLEAGKKMKVPESINNVVVPLGATLHKDGSSISSIVKIGVVFALFGRDFSGVDTILLALGITVIVSIVEGGVPNGGYIGELLVMSVYGFPVAALPAVMIVGTLVDPLATVLNATGDTVAAMMVTRVLKGKKWMEREVIPASDSLPKG